AGATTTGTATATTATAGACatgtaaaaaaatatacagaACAAAGTATAATCTCTTGCTCACCCttggtttattttttgtcTTTGCAAGGGGGCTCCTCATCTTCTGTTAGAGTGGTTGTAGCGGTTGTCACTCCATCCAAAGCATCCTGTAAACTGACACTTCCACTACCTCTCTTTGCAGGTTTGGCCAAGTATTTTCCTGGCTTCCATCCAATCATATAAACAAAGCGAAATGTAGCTGGTAAGTGGCCGGTTTTTTTATCACCATGCAACTCTTTATATATTGGCTCTAAAGCTATTAATAGGTCTTTGGTCAATGGCGGTGGATTCATTATAACGGAGTTGTTTTCACCCATTAGCTGTAAATCTTCCATCAAGGCTAAAACATGAGGATAATCAACAATTAACTCTTCGGCATCCACCGTCAACATTTGAAAACCGGCCTTTTGCATCAAGTTACCGATATCTGAGGACTCAACAAAGGGAGAAACACGAGGAGAAATACCTCCATAACGTTCAATTTCGGCTAATTGCAATGAGGTACGAAGTTCGAAAAGAGTATCCCCGCCAAACATCGAACCCATAAAACAACCATCCGGTTTCAAACAATTGTATAGTCTTTTGAATACTTCAGGCAAATCGTTAATCCAGTGCATAGATAAATTGGAGACAATTAAATCGTACTGGTTTGCCTCAGATAATTGAGGAATGTCGCAATATTCCTCATCAGCAACAATTCTTTCTATGTTCATCTCTTTATTGAATGCAGAATCCATGTCTTTGTATAGCATTGATTCGGAGGATTCAACCAATAAaatctttttgattttggacTTGATTAGTTCTCTATCAGCCTTCCATTGAGGGTTCGTTTCATCCTTCGATGGATCGCATAataatctttcaaagtTACCTGAATGTGCACCAAAATCCATAACCTTTTCGAAATCTGTCTTCACAAAAGCTAATCTATCAATAGTACGGcgattgatttcatcacGTAAATACTCTACAAATTTTGAATCAGGATGTTTAGCAGCTCGTTCTTTTTGAAGCAACTTGACATGTCTGTCAAAAACTTTGATGTCATGAGATCCGCCCGGGCTTGAGGCATAACCCCTTGAGAAAGATTTAGAGAGAAAAACCTTTCTAAACATTTCTCTTATTTTTGAGCTTGAATACCTTAGATATAAtgcaaaaggaaaaaccGCTGTACAATTTTGTAATATCTAACTCAACCAGCAGAGGTGTTTCACTTGATATATTCTGCAAAATAATTTCCAGAAATGTATTTTTGGAGGGCATGATTCGCACGTTTTCCATGGATCTACCGAATCATACTTCAATTACACAACAGTTTAACATTTTAGCACAAAAAGGAAGAGAACAGTAGTCCCTACCTTGCAATGCTACCCACAAAACCTTTGTTTAATGCTTCAATAAATGAACTGAGAAATACtgtgaaaaagaaactataCCAAATTTATAAATCCGGAGATGAAACTAGATATCAAGATGCATTAGAGGTTTTAAACAAAATTGATAGAAAGGAGATTTTCAATATGAATATAACATCATTAGGAAATCTAATCTTTGCAAAGTGTAAGAACCCATTGTATCATGAGAAATACAGGGACATCCTGGAAAAATTTGGGCTTAATACAGGATATTTCAATGTTAAGGTGTATCTCGAGAATGGTCAATACGAACAAGCTGCCTTAACTGGTATCgaagaattcaaaaatttagGAAAAACCGATAATATattaaaggagaaactATCCCATGACCTACATATGAGGCAGATCCTGGAAGAATCAAATAGAAGAAATGATACTGTGATTACGACTACCATTTTGGATTTATTAGCAGAACATGATGTACTTTTCAGATCAAACCTATCTCATACTATTGGAATTGCGCAAATAAACCACAATTATGAGATTATAGTCaaaaatcttcaatataTTACTGAAAATGCGTTTTCCGAGAGCCTTTTGAAGTCgtgttttcaaatgtgCATCGAAAATGGGGATAATCCAAATGCTATACAATTCCTTTATAatatgaaatcaaaagacTTGAAAAGTCTTCTATGCTTTAAATTTATCAAGAGTTTAGATTTCCCTGTGTTTGTTGAATTAATCAACAGCTTAGTCAATGAGGGAACCTTGGAGATACCCTGCATGTTAGATTTGCCTGCAGAAACTCTGGCCATAGCCGATTTGGATAATTATGAGATTCTGGGAGAGAAGCTCgatcaaattcaacatgTATCGACTTTGGAGCTGAAGAGGCTATTTATATTTATGCTTCTCTCCTCTATAGACAACACAAATACACATCTCGGAAGCACCATCTTCCTAATGAACAGAATTCTGAATGACCGAAGTGTACTGACAAACGAACACAAAGATATAATTTTCCACCAGctttcaaaatatccatTTAAATTAACAGCACTAAAATTCATCAagttatttgaagatatagGGCTGGAAATAAGTAGTAGGAATTACTATCATGCATTAAAATCCCAATTTCACGGCAAGGAGCATGATACAGCATACTATCTTTTAATcaagatgatgaaagaaGGAAAACCGCTTgacaaaaatatcaagtCACTGTTGACTGGTTTCAATTTGGCACttgatgataaaaaatTAGCTTTAATACTAGAGCAGAATAAACCAGTGCACGAACTAGAACGTTTAATAGGATTTGAGTTTATTCAGAATCATTTGGAACACCAGCGGGAGCGTACCAAAATCAACCGGAAAAAGCTGCAAAATACAAGCGAATACGACTATCAATGGGACATTAAGTTGGTAGATTCGTTACAGTTTGATTAGCTTGACGATGTCTaatgtttattttgcaaaaaaaaaagagagaacAAGAAATAGAAATTATACATATAAATGGCTTACATAATTTCCTTTTACAAAGGTAAACAAACTTAGCGTTTTCAAGAAGTAAAATAGAGAGTGTAAAATAAAACTTGCAAACCAACCAGCACTAATACAACGTTagtgtttttgttttcagtCTGGATCAGCTTTTTGATGTCCTTTTCTGAATCAAGCTTTTTTAGGGCACGGAGATAAAACTCTGTTTGCATTGGCTTAACACCCTTTGGTAAATGCGCTGGATTTGGATATAACTCCTCTATAAATTGCTCAATTTCACCACATTTAATGCCAATGGCAAGGTAGTTTGGATCAGAAACTG
The Pichia kudriavzevii chromosome 2, complete sequence DNA segment above includes these coding regions:
- a CDS encoding uncharacterized protein (PKUD0B02435), whose protein sequence is MLPTKPLFNASINELRNTVKKKLYQIYKSGDETRYQDALEVLNKIDRKEIFNMNITSLGNLIFAKCKNPLYHEKYRDILEKFGLNTGYFNVKVYLENGQYEQAALTGIEEFKNLGKTDNILKEKLSHDLHMRQILEESNRRNDTVITTTILDLLAEHDVLFRSNLSHTIGIAQINHNYEIIVKNLQYITENAFSESLLKSCFQMCIENGDNPNAIQFLYNMKSKDLKSLLCFKFIKSLDFPVFVELINSLVNEGTLEIPCMLDLPAETLAIADLDNYEILGEKLDQIQHVSTLELKRLFIFMLLSSIDNTNTHLGSTIFLMNRILNDRSVLTNEHKDIIFHQLSKYPFKLTALKFIKLFEDIGLEISSRNYYHALKSQFHGKEHDTAYYLLIKMMKEGKPLDKNIKSLLTGFNLALDDKKLALILEQNKPVHELERLIGFEFIQNHLEHQRERTKINRKKLQNTSEYDYQWDIKLVDSLQFD
- a CDS encoding uncharacterized protein (PKUD0B02433; Pfam Domains: Methyltransf_12(1.3e-09)|Methyltransf_11(2.6e-08)), producing MFRKVFLSKSFSRGYASSPGGSHDIKVFDRHVKLLQKERAAKHPDSKFVEYLRDEINRRTIDRLAFVKTDFEKVMDFGAHSGNFERLLCDPSKDETNPQWKADRELIKSKIKKILLVESSESMLYKDMDSAFNKEMNIERIVADEEYCDIPQLSEANQYDLIVSNLSMHWINDLPEVFKRLYNCLKPDGCFMGSMFGGDTLFELRTSLQLAEIERYGGISPRVSPFVESSDIGNLMQKAGFQMLTVDAEELIVDYPHVLALMEDLQLMGENNSVIMNPPPLTKDLLIALEPIYKELHGDKKTGHLPATFRFVYMIGWKPGKYLAKPAKRGSGSVSLQDALDGVTTATTTLTEDEEPPCKDKK